The stretch of DNA ATCAACGCGTGGTAGCGCATGGCAATGGTCATCTCTACCCCCTGAAACACCCATTTCAACTGCTGGGGATCGCTGAGGGTGAGGATGGTGCTGGTCTCCGGTAGCGCTGTATGGATCGATTGGGCGATCGCTAGGTCGTTAACCGGTTGAAAGGGAATCAGCATCACATGGGCTTGGGTAGACTGCTGCAGCATCACCAGGGCTCGGGTAAGAGCCGCAAGCCGGGCATCCGTGAGCTGGGGGTGGGAGCGCAGGGCCACGGCAATACGCGGAGCCGGCAGATCCCAAAAGCCCGATACCGGCTTCGAGGCCAGGGCCCAAACCGGATCCGGCGCGAGGGTGCAGGGTACTCGCCACTCTTCTAGCAGCGCTGCCGAGGCGCGATCGCGTACACTCACAGCCGTACAGCCCTGAAAGGATCGACGGGCGATCGCCTGGGTGAGCGATCGCTTCAGGGGCCCCACGCCCTGGGCCCAGGCCACGGTTTTCAGACCCATCTGCTGGGCCATGCCCATGATGCCGCCGTAGTAAATGGGATTCAGCGCACTGGTGGCATCCTGCATCAGACTACCGCCGCCCCAGATGAAGATGTCAGAGCGTCGCAGAGCTGACCACACCGCCGGTGCAGACTTCCGGGGACAGGCTTCTACGCCATAGCAGTTCTGGGTTTCCTCAGGCTGTCCCGATAGCACCAGCGGCTGAACGTGGGACGGCAGCATTTGCAGCAGCGTCGCCAACAGCGCCTCATCGCCCCCATTGCCCTGACCATAATATCCACATAGCACTGCCCGCATGGATTGCCCCTACCTCTGCGATCGCTGATCTCGTATCTCTAGAGCATCATACGGCACAGACCTGCGATTAGACCGGGGGCTGAGGTTGGAGCTGAAGATCTAGGCGATCGCCCTTTATTGACGTGTTATTTGAGGTGATTCGAGGAACGCGAGTGAGCCGCTAAGTCTTGGGTTTGTTTAGCAACGCTTGAATGATACGACGGGAGACACGAAAGTTCGTTTGTTGCAATTGTGCGATCGCCTCAGCTAGGTTGATTAAACCTTGATCTGCGGCATCATCTAAAAGTCCTAAGGTACCGATGATGGCAATCCCTCGCTTCTCTGCAATCCGTCGTCCCAGACGTTCATCAATAATCAACAGATCTGCTGGTAGGGTTTGAGCTAGGGTAATCGCTGCCTGTTCCCCAGGATCAAGACTACTGAGGGTTGTGTCGATTACGGGAACGGTTTGAACAATAAGCCAAGACGGAGGATTTGCAATCCATTGTTGAAGAACTGCTGGTGCGTCTGGATCAAGCATTTCATCCCGAACGATGTCAGGAATGATAATTCGCTGGAAGAGACGGGGTAGTAGATCAATCTGGTTGATGAGCAGTAAGTAGTTGATCGGTGACGTATCGGCAACAACAATCATAAAGCGCTGCTGGTGGGCTTTGCCCGTAGCTGTTGGAGAGTGGTGCGATCGCGTTCCAAATCAGCCTCATCGTAGTGCAAATCAGCATGATGCCGTTTCAAAAAGT from Candidatus Obscuribacterales bacterium encodes:
- the csaB gene encoding polysaccharide pyruvyl transferase CsaB; protein product: MRAVLCGYYGQGNGGDEALLATLLQMLPSHVQPLVLSGQPEETQNCYGVEACPRKSAPAVWSALRRSDIFIWGGGSLMQDATSALNPIYYGGIMGMAQQMGLKTVAWAQGVGPLKRSLTQAIARRSFQGCTAVSVRDRASAALLEEWRVPCTLAPDPVWALASKPVSGFWDLPAPRIAVALRSHPQLTDARLAALTRALVMLQQSTQAHVMLIPFQPVNDLAIAQSIHTALPETSTILTLSDPQQLKWVFQGVEMTIAMRYHAL
- a CDS encoding DUF3368 domain-containing protein, which encodes MIVVADTSPINYLLLINQIDLLPRLFQRIIIPDIVRDEMLDPDAPAVLQQWIANPPSWLIVQTVPVIDTTLSSLDPGEQAAITLAQTLPADLLIIDERLGRRIAEKRGIAIIGTLGLLDDAADQGLINLAEAIAQLQQTNFRVSRRIIQALLNKPKT